Proteins encoded by one window of Cylindrospermum stagnale PCC 7417:
- a CDS encoding MarR family winged helix-turn-helix transcriptional regulator: MKLGKPSQGATSSECATRVMDTIPLIMRFIRGDMRAHSAASLSIPQLRSLAFLNRNPGASLSDLAEHLGVTCATASSTTERLVQRNFVQRCDHPQERRRVVLSLTDEGKYHLQQSLDQTRAHIADLLQGLTPEQVSQIEEVLALLKNVFEQTELKAP; encoded by the coding sequence ATGAAGCTCGGTAAACCCTCTCAAGGTGCAACTTCCTCTGAATGTGCCACCAGAGTAATGGATACAATTCCATTGATCATGCGATTTATCCGTGGGGATATGCGAGCTCACAGTGCTGCTTCTTTATCTATACCTCAGTTGCGATCGCTTGCTTTTCTCAACCGCAATCCAGGTGCTTCTCTTTCTGACTTGGCAGAGCATCTGGGTGTGACTTGTGCCACGGCATCAAGCACCACAGAACGGCTAGTACAACGCAACTTTGTCCAACGCTGTGATCATCCCCAAGAGCGACGGCGGGTGGTTCTCAGTCTCACAGACGAGGGAAAATATCATCTTCAACAATCCCTCGATCAAACTCGCGCTCATATTGCAGACTTGCTCCAAGGTCTGACACCAGAGCAGGTTTCACAAATTGAAGAAGTATTGGCTTTACTAAAAAATGTCTTCGAGCAAACGGAACTCAAAGCTCCCTAA
- the hisIE gene encoding bifunctional phosphoribosyl-AMP cyclohydrolase/phosphoribosyl-ATP diphosphatase HisIE — MSSSDLHSLHHAIPVEKIRYDQQGLVPAIVQDYLDGTVLMMAWMNRDSLQQTLTTGETWFWSRSRQELWHKGATSGHIQKVQSIRYDCDSDALLIGVEQLGDIACHTGERSCFHQVEGKIAPPPGDTLSQLFEVICDRRDHPNESSYTCKLFAGGDNKILKKIGEESAEVVMAFKDDEEEAIASEVADLLYHTLVALAHHQVDLKSVYRKLQERRR, encoded by the coding sequence ATGTCTTCTTCCGATCTGCATTCACTGCATCACGCCATCCCTGTTGAGAAAATCCGCTACGATCAACAGGGTCTAGTGCCGGCAATTGTCCAAGATTATCTAGATGGCACGGTCTTGATGATGGCATGGATGAATCGGGATTCGCTACAACAGACTTTGACAACAGGAGAAACTTGGTTTTGGAGTCGTTCGCGTCAGGAGTTGTGGCACAAAGGGGCGACTTCTGGGCATATTCAGAAAGTCCAGAGCATACGTTATGACTGTGACAGCGATGCGTTACTCATTGGAGTAGAACAGTTAGGAGATATCGCCTGCCACACTGGTGAGCGCAGTTGTTTTCATCAAGTAGAAGGAAAAATTGCCCCACCACCAGGGGATACATTGTCCCAGTTGTTTGAGGTAATATGCGATCGCCGCGACCACCCGAATGAAAGTTCTTACACCTGTAAATTATTCGCCGGTGGTGACAATAAGATTTTGAAAAAGATCGGTGAGGAAAGCGCTGAGGTGGTAATGGCGTTTAAAGATGATGAGGAAGAGGCGATCGCATCTGAAGTGGCAGATTTGCTATATCATACCCTCGTAGCCTTAGCCCACCATCAAGTTGACTTAAAATCGGTGTACCGCAAGTTGCAAGAACGTCGTCGATAA
- a CDS encoding ATP-binding cassette domain-containing protein produces the protein MTRLTGKPDLSEQLANTPRAVILETQGLTRRFGKATAVDTLNISVEQGEVFGLLGPNGAGKSTVIKMLTTLLPLSGGKATLAGYDVTHQSTAVRRVIGYVPQALSADGSLTGYENLLIFAKLYEIPRSRRERSIRDALTFMGLQDVAHRLVRTYSGGMIRKLEIAESIMHQPQILFLDEPTVGLDPIARTQVWTLVQELCAEYGTTIFLTTHFLEEADILCNRVAIMQQGKEMITGTPTDLKASLGKARATLDDVFIHYTGDQLASGVSYRETARTRRDAQRLG, from the coding sequence GTGACAAGACTTACGGGAAAACCAGACCTGTCAGAACAACTTGCTAATACTCCTAGAGCGGTCATTTTGGAAACCCAGGGATTGACACGCCGCTTTGGCAAGGCGACCGCAGTTGATACCTTAAACATATCTGTAGAACAGGGTGAAGTGTTTGGCTTGCTCGGCCCCAATGGCGCGGGTAAAAGTACTGTGATTAAGATGTTGACCACCCTACTACCTCTCAGTGGGGGGAAAGCAACTCTAGCTGGCTATGATGTGACTCATCAATCCACTGCCGTCAGACGGGTTATCGGCTATGTGCCTCAAGCTCTTTCGGCTGATGGTAGCCTCACTGGTTATGAAAATCTTTTAATTTTTGCCAAGCTATATGAAATTCCTCGTAGCCGACGCGAGCGCTCTATCCGTGATGCTCTGACTTTTATGGGTTTGCAGGATGTAGCACATCGTTTGGTAAGAACTTACTCCGGTGGGATGATTCGCAAGTTGGAAATTGCCGAATCCATTATGCATCAACCCCAGATTTTGTTTCTAGACGAGCCAACCGTCGGATTAGATCCGATTGCTCGCACTCAGGTATGGACACTCGTCCAAGAACTCTGTGCGGAGTACGGTACAACTATATTTTTAACAACTCACTTTTTAGAAGAAGCCGATATTCTGTGTAACCGAGTGGCGATTATGCAGCAGGGTAAGGAGATGATCACAGGCACACCGACTGACTTAAAAGCCTCCTTAGGTAAGGCTCGCGCAACTTTGGACGATGTCTTTATTCACTACACAGGCGATCAATTAGCCTCAGGAGTCAGCTACCGTGAAACCGCAAGAACCAGACGTGATGCTCAACGGTTGGGCTAG
- a CDS encoding ChaB family protein, producing MSYKSNKDLPLDIRIRLSEASQELYRAAFNSAIHWYGEAAKAHKVALSAVKMQSAMERNALV from the coding sequence ATTTCATATAAGTCGAATAAAGACTTGCCTTTAGACATTCGGATTCGATTATCTGAGGCATCCCAAGAGCTTTACCGGGCAGCTTTTAACTCGGCGATTCATTGGTATGGTGAAGCAGCTAAAGCTCACAAAGTCGCCTTGAGTGCTGTGAAGATGCAGTCCGCTATGGAGAGAAATGCTCTGGTTTAG
- a CDS encoding DUF2811 domain-containing protein codes for MNATVNIFTEIPETLHESLKNYLETHPDWDQTRVLTAALSLFLLQNGDSDRRAARVYLETLFHNC; via the coding sequence ATGAACGCAACAGTTAACATCTTTACAGAAATTCCCGAAACACTCCACGAATCCCTAAAAAACTATTTAGAGACACATCCCGATTGGGATCAAACCAGAGTATTGACAGCAGCGCTATCGCTGTTTTTGCTGCAAAATGGAGATAGCGATCGCCGCGCTGCCCGCGTCTATCTAGAAACTTTGTTCCATAACTGCTAA
- a CDS encoding ABC transporter permease yields the protein MKPQEPDVMLNGWARASHPRRPNLISAINELITKTLVITELEVRKLRHDPTDLVIRAVQPALWLLIFGQVFSQTRAIPTGNLPYLDFMSAGILAQSVLFVAIFTGGMTLIWERDLGVVHKFLASPTPRAAMVLGKSLACGIRCLSQVLIIYALALLLGVKLNLHPVAMIKVLLIVILGAGCFCTFSLIIGCLVKTRERMTGIGQLLTMPLFFASNAIYPISLMPNWLKYLSHLNPLTYEVDALRGTMLANGTSIYGFGLDCAILLLTLVGLTLICGKLYPRVAM from the coding sequence GTGAAACCGCAAGAACCAGACGTGATGCTCAACGGTTGGGCTAGAGCCAGTCATCCCCGCCGACCTAATCTGATCTCTGCAATTAATGAACTAATTACGAAAACCCTCGTAATTACTGAACTGGAAGTGCGGAAACTCCGGCACGATCCTACTGATTTAGTGATTCGAGCTGTGCAACCGGCGTTATGGCTGCTGATTTTTGGGCAAGTGTTCTCTCAAACTCGGGCAATTCCTACAGGGAACTTACCCTATTTAGACTTTATGTCTGCTGGCATTCTGGCTCAGAGTGTGCTGTTTGTGGCAATTTTCACTGGCGGGATGACGCTGATTTGGGAGCGAGATTTAGGGGTGGTGCATAAATTCCTGGCTAGTCCTACACCCCGTGCAGCAATGGTGTTGGGCAAATCCCTAGCCTGTGGAATCCGGTGCTTATCACAGGTATTGATCATTTACGCATTGGCTCTGCTGTTAGGTGTAAAACTAAATCTCCATCCTGTAGCGATGATCAAAGTGCTACTGATTGTAATTTTAGGGGCGGGTTGTTTTTGTACTTTTTCTTTAATCATTGGCTGTTTGGTAAAAACCCGAGAACGGATGACGGGAATTGGGCAACTATTAACTATGCCGTTATTTTTTGCCAGCAATGCCATTTATCCGATTTCACTAATGCCCAACTGGTTAAAATATCTTTCCCACTTGAATCCCTTAACTTATGAGGTGGATGCTTTACGGGGGACGATGCTAGCGAATGGCACTAGTATCTATGGCTTTGGTTTAGACTGTGCAATTCTCTTGTTAACATTAGTAGGCTTGACCCTCATCTGTGGAAAACTTTATCCACGGGTGGCAATGTAA